The following is a genomic window from Methanoplanus sp. FWC-SCC4.
TGCTGACAATATTCTATTTGCAGCAGAGAAAGTGGGTGATAATCCAGACTGGGAAGAAAAAATAAAAAAGATGTCTTATCAAAATGCTGTTTTTTATCTTACTTCATTTAAAGGCATTAAATACAGGGTGGCGGAATGGATTCTTTTATTTTCTTTTCAGAAATATGAGGCTTTCCCTGTAGATGCGCATATCCGTGAAATTTTTATCAAAAATTATCTTAAAGGCCATTATTTTGGGAAACTAAATGATGAAAAGGTTGACGATGCGATAAGGGATATTGCCCGAGTAAATTTCGGGCAGTATGCCGGATATGCTCTTGAGTATCTTTTTAATTATGAAATAATCCAAAATTCCGGTAATCGTTGAAAATTTATAGATTTCAGATGATAGCTTAAAAGGAATATACAAATCTGAAAGGAAAGATTAACTCTTATTTTTTATAAACAAAATTTTTTATGGCTTTTAAAAATTATTGAATTGATTTAAAAATAATTGCTTTGAATTCTTCCGCTTCATCTTTTGTTTTTGCTTCAACAAAGAGTCTCATGAATGGTTCTGTCCCTGAAGGCCGTAAAAGTGCCCATGAGTCCTTTCTGTTTATTCTGATGCCGTCAGTCAAATCAAGTTTTTCTGTAGTAAATGCATTTGAAACCAGCTCAGTAACCTTATCAGGATTTTCTGTAAAAATTTTGTCTCTTAACATATGGCGTGGAGGCAGCTCTTTTCTAAGTTCTGATAGCTTTTTTCCCTCTTTTGATAATAATGCCACCATTGCCGCTGCTGACATCCCTCCGTCACGACAGTGCTGATGCCTGGGGAAAATCAGACCTCCGTTACCTTCCCCTCCGAATAAAACATTTTCTCCGTTACCTGAAAGTTCAAGCATTTTTCTGGCAACGTAGATACTTCCAACTTTAGTATAAACTATCCGGCAGTTTGTAGATTCTGCGATAGTCTCCACAATTTTTGATGTGCTGACAGGAGTTACTATGACTCCTTCTGAATCATTGCTGCAAAGATATTTTTGCATTAATGCGAATTCCTCGTTTTCTTCGAGATATTCTCCTGTGTCATCAACAAATACGGCTCTGTCAGCATCGCCGTCATGAGCGACACCAAAAGCAGCGCCTGTTGATATTACAAGTTCGGATAATCCTTTCAGGCCTTCGGGAGATGGTTCCGGAAGTCTTCCTGGGAAAGTGCCGTCGGGCCGTCCGTTTATGGTATGAACTCTGCATCCCAGTTTTGTAAGTATTGGTGGGGTGGTGAGGCATGCAGGTCCTGATCCCGGATCTACAGCTATTGTAATATCATGGTTTATTTTAGGAAATGAATTTGCTACTGCTTCTATGTACTCGTTAATCATTTCAGGGATGCATTCTTCGTTTCCGGCTTCTTCCCATGATTTAATATCGAATTTTTCTGAGAAAAGAACAGTTTCAAGTTTTATTGTTTCCTCATCATCCATCTCCGTTCCATCAGAGTCGATCACTTTAACACCATTATATTCCGGAGGGTTATGAGAGGCTGTGATCATTGCACCTGCATCAAAATGATTTTTTACTATATACTGAAGTGCAGGGGTTGGAAGGATGCCGAGGTCAACAACATCACATCCTGTTGCAAGGATTCCTGCTTTGACAGCGCTTTTAAGTGAAGGCCCTGATGTACGTGTGTCCATTCCAACTGCAATTTTACCTTTTCTGATTGTTCCTAAGGCGAGCCCGATATTCATTACAAGCTGCGGGGTCATATCTTTTCCAATTACTCCCCTGACACCGTTAGTTCCGAAAAGTTGTTTTTTCAATATTTTTTCAGACATGTATAGATCTTCTCTTGATCATTGTTTGGTTTAATTGGAGAAATATTTTGTTTGTTTTTGTTCATTTACCCAAAATGTTGTAACTAACTTATAGCATCCTCTGCTTTAAGGGGCTGATTTTTGCATATTAAAAATATGAAATTATCAATTATCCATAATTGAGATCTAAAAAGTATGAATGGTAAATTATTGTCCTGCAGAAGTTAACAATTAAAAAATACTTTATGATTAGGTTTTTATTTTAAAAATTATTGAGACATCAGGTTTTATTTTTAGACAAGTTCTTTTCCGGCATCATGAAGTTTTTCTTTTAAAATATCAATTGCATTCATCATTGCAGTAAATGCTTCCTGCCTGTGTGATGCAATTACGGCTATATATGTAACATCTTCTCCTGCGTACAATCTTCCTTTGTTATGATGGAACCTGACACCTAAAATTCCGGGGACTTTCTCCATATCAATTTTTAGTTCATTTACAAGATTGTCAATTTTCTCGTAATCATAAAAGTCCATATATTCGGTTTTTTCATCACCGGTGATTTCACGTACAATTCCGTTGAATGATAGTATGGCCCCGGCTTTTGAAATGTCAGTGTTGTTTTTCAGATTTTTTATTATCCCCTGCATGGTGAAATAATCATCAAAATTATCAAGGGAATTAATGACTGTATTAACATCCGGGTCACGAAGGATGCAGTTTTCTGCCTCAAGATCTCCTTTGATAATTTTCTTAAATCCTTCTGTTTTAAATCCTTCAATGATTGTATATTCCATTCCGGAGTCTGAGAGGAAGTCCAGCATGTCTGATAATTTTCCGTTACGTATAGCAACCATTGCTTTTTCTGCATCAATCCCGGCAACATATGCTGCTCCGTGTTCATAATGTGTGGATGTATCTTTATCGGAAACCTGATCATAAATGTGGTGACCGAGATGTTTTATTACTCCAACTTTTCCCGGAAACATTACCGTCATTTTGTCAAGAAGCTGGTGTATGAACAGGGTTTTTCCGGAATTTGAGGTTCCTGCAACGTGTATTATTTTCATATTATTGTCTCCTGGTTTTGGATTTCATCTTCACTTTTGTCATTTTTTGTATTTCTGAGCATTGAGGCTGCTTCTGCAACACTTCGCATAATTTCAGTAATTCTGTCTTCGATGTCTATTTCATCGTCGATATCAACTGATGTACCTTCGACTTCCAGAAGAAATCTGGCAATTTCACTTGATTCAAAAAGAATGTCGTCCAGTTCATCGGCAGTGAAGAAACCACATAGTGCTCCGTAAAAAAAAGAAGCCCCTGATTTTTTTACTTTTT
Proteins encoded in this region:
- the glmM gene encoding phosphoglucosamine mutase, which gives rise to MSEKILKKQLFGTNGVRGVIGKDMTPQLVMNIGLALGTIRKGKIAVGMDTRTSGPSLKSAVKAGILATGCDVVDLGILPTPALQYIVKNHFDAGAMITASHNPPEYNGVKVIDSDGTEMDDEETIKLETVLFSEKFDIKSWEEAGNEECIPEMINEYIEAVANSFPKINHDITIAVDPGSGPACLTTPPILTKLGCRVHTINGRPDGTFPGRLPEPSPEGLKGLSELVISTGAAFGVAHDGDADRAVFVDDTGEYLEENEEFALMQKYLCSNDSEGVIVTPVSTSKIVETIAESTNCRIVYTKVGSIYVARKMLELSGNGENVLFGGEGNGGLIFPRHQHCRDGGMSAAAMVALLSKEGKKLSELRKELPPRHMLRDKIFTENPDKVTELVSNAFTTEKLDLTDGIRINRKDSWALLRPSGTEPFMRLFVEAKTKDEAEEFKAIIFKSIQ
- a CDS encoding molybdopterin-guanine dinucleotide biosynthesis protein MobB; this translates as MKIIHVAGTSNSGKTLFIHQLLDKMTVMFPGKVGVIKHLGHHIYDQVSDKDTSTHYEHGAAYVAGIDAEKAMVAIRNGKLSDMLDFLSDSGMEYTIIEGFKTEGFKKIIKGDLEAENCILRDPDVNTVINSLDNFDDYFTMQGIIKNLKNNTDISKAGAILSFNGIVREITGDEKTEYMDFYDYEKIDNLVNELKIDMEKVPGILGVRFHHNKGRLYAGEDVTYIAVIASHRQEAFTAMMNAIDILKEKLHDAGKELV